The following coding sequences lie in one Hyalangium ruber genomic window:
- a CDS encoding polysaccharide deacetylase family protein: protein MPMTFRHLVPAAFFLLAAFPAFAQSVAFTFDDGPSLEETPRLTAAQRNQALLAALAKHKAKAALMVTANRGANRPEGLALARAWGEAGHVIGNHTMSHPDLHKSTLAQYQQEILECDRIISTLPGYTKWFRFTYLREGDTLEKRDGMRAFLKEQGYRNAYVSLDTSDWRLNDKLIEVLKKNPKADVTPIKAAYLAHVRQRAIAYRELAYKLQGRDIPQVILLHHNLINAMWLDDVIAQFEQMGWTLTTPQAAFNDPIYQLQPDRTVAGQSLLLSMARSLGLGKFEGWERLVDDGDFEIEALKAQGI, encoded by the coding sequence ATGCCGATGACCTTTCGTCACCTCGTCCCCGCCGCCTTCTTCCTGCTCGCCGCCTTTCCGGCCTTCGCACAGTCCGTCGCATTCACGTTCGACGACGGCCCTTCCCTTGAAGAGACCCCACGGTTGACAGCCGCCCAGCGCAATCAGGCCCTGCTGGCCGCCCTGGCCAAACACAAGGCGAAGGCCGCGCTGATGGTCACCGCCAACAGAGGCGCGAACCGCCCTGAAGGCCTGGCCCTGGCGCGCGCCTGGGGCGAGGCCGGCCACGTCATCGGCAACCACACGATGTCGCATCCGGACCTCCACAAGAGCACGCTGGCCCAGTACCAGCAGGAGATTCTCGAATGCGATCGCATCATCTCCACGCTGCCCGGCTATACGAAGTGGTTCCGCTTCACGTACCTGCGTGAAGGGGACACGTTGGAAAAGCGCGACGGCATGCGCGCCTTCCTGAAGGAGCAGGGCTACCGCAACGCCTACGTCTCACTGGACACCAGTGACTGGCGCCTGAACGACAAGCTGATCGAGGTCCTGAAGAAGAACCCCAAGGCCGACGTCACCCCCATCAAGGCCGCGTATCTGGCGCACGTGCGGCAGCGCGCCATCGCCTACCGCGAACTCGCATACAAGCTGCAGGGCAGGGACATCCCGCAGGTCATCCTGCTGCACCACAACCTCATCAATGCGATGTGGCTCGACGATGTGATTGCCCAATTCGAACAGATGGGCTGGACCCTCACCACGCCACAAGCCGCCTTCAACGACCCCATCTACCAGCTCCAGCCCGACCGCACCGTGGCCGGCCAAAGCCTGCTGCTGTCCATGGCCCGCTCGCTCGGACTCGGCAAATTCGAAGGCTGGGAGCGACTGGTGGACGATGGCGACTTCGAAATCGAAGCCCTGAAAGCGCAGGGCATTTGA
- a CDS encoding OPT family oligopeptide transporter produces MARPVSRLEPAPPAPAASMLLRIPGTDPREVDTFWIREVFRADRVPQFTLRAVLLGSAMGVVACAVNLYAGLKTGIIPGVAIMAGLITYVSHDAMRRLTRGMPLSPLETCCAQAVASAAGYATGSALVSSQGAYLLLTGHHPPGWTLLAWTFVLSALGVFFAVPLKRQFIDREQLPFATGTAAALTVRALHDTDTEGRPRLRSLGLGVLVSSLVTTGRDALQLMAYTVSFPGRQGGVPLERLGFGLDLSLMLMGSGALLGLRITASALLGGLLMYGGVAPRLVAAGILPPDAELSTFREWSMWPAAAVFISAALLRLVLQGPALFRALRSLASSRDASAPHPVDALQIPQRWWVGGVVVLVPATVALAKVGFGVPVLHATLSVALSFILALIAGRITGETDVTPADALGSVTQLTSNLLQPRDAAAGLVTAGITVNTACSAADLLSDLKTGHLLGAHPRWQFLAQLLGSAVGAAAVVPLFYLLVPSPSALGGEQFPAPGVTAAAKLAQVLSTGLGSLPPSLLVASGCAALLAVLLTGVEHLLPERARRWVPSPVGLGLGFLLPLSATISIWLGGLVAEGVRRTRPVAWERRFLPLATGFIAGEGLMGVALLLLG; encoded by the coding sequence ATGGCACGGCCTGTCTCTCGCCTCGAACCCGCGCCGCCCGCGCCTGCGGCGTCGATGCTGTTGCGCATCCCCGGTACGGACCCGCGGGAGGTGGACACCTTCTGGATTCGCGAGGTGTTTCGAGCGGATCGAGTGCCCCAGTTCACCCTTCGCGCGGTGCTGCTGGGGAGCGCGATGGGTGTCGTCGCCTGCGCCGTCAACCTCTACGCGGGGCTGAAGACGGGCATCATTCCCGGCGTGGCGATCATGGCCGGGTTGATCACGTACGTGAGCCACGACGCGATGCGACGCCTGACTCGGGGCATGCCCTTGTCACCGCTGGAGACCTGCTGTGCGCAGGCGGTGGCCTCCGCGGCGGGGTATGCGACGGGCAGCGCGTTGGTGTCCTCTCAGGGCGCCTATCTTCTCCTCACGGGACACCATCCGCCGGGGTGGACGCTGCTGGCGTGGACGTTCGTCCTCTCCGCGCTCGGGGTCTTCTTCGCGGTGCCCCTCAAGCGCCAGTTCATCGATCGCGAGCAGCTCCCCTTCGCCACGGGCACCGCCGCCGCGCTCACGGTGCGCGCCCTGCATGACACGGACACCGAAGGCCGCCCTCGGCTGCGCAGCCTGGGGTTGGGTGTGCTGGTCTCCAGCCTCGTGACCACGGGGCGGGATGCGCTCCAGCTCATGGCCTATACGGTGTCCTTCCCCGGGAGGCAGGGCGGGGTGCCGCTGGAGCGCCTGGGCTTCGGGCTGGACTTGAGCTTGATGCTCATGGGCAGCGGCGCGCTCCTCGGGCTGCGCATCACCGCCTCGGCCCTGCTCGGAGGGCTGCTGATGTACGGAGGGGTGGCGCCGCGCCTGGTCGCCGCCGGCATCCTGCCGCCCGATGCGGAGCTGAGCACCTTCCGCGAATGGAGCATGTGGCCTGCCGCCGCCGTCTTCATCTCCGCCGCGTTGCTGCGGCTGGTACTCCAAGGGCCGGCACTGTTCCGCGCCCTGCGAAGCCTTGCTTCCTCCCGTGACGCCTCCGCGCCACATCCCGTGGACGCGCTGCAGATCCCTCAGCGCTGGTGGGTGGGAGGAGTGGTGGTGCTGGTTCCCGCCACCGTGGCGCTGGCGAAGGTGGGCTTCGGCGTGCCGGTGCTCCACGCCACGCTCTCCGTGGCGCTCTCCTTCATCCTGGCGCTCATCGCAGGCCGCATCACGGGAGAGACGGATGTGACACCCGCGGATGCGCTCGGTTCGGTGACGCAGCTCACCTCGAACCTGCTCCAGCCACGAGACGCGGCGGCTGGCCTCGTCACCGCGGGCATCACCGTCAACACGGCCTGCTCCGCGGCGGACCTGCTGAGCGACTTGAAGACGGGACACCTCCTGGGCGCCCACCCACGCTGGCAGTTCCTCGCACAGCTGCTCGGCTCCGCGGTGGGGGCCGCCGCCGTGGTGCCGCTCTTCTATCTGTTGGTGCCAAGCCCCTCCGCGCTGGGCGGTGAGCAGTTCCCCGCCCCAGGCGTCACCGCCGCCGCGAAGCTGGCCCAGGTGCTCTCCACCGGCTTGGGCTCGCTGCCTCCCTCGCTCCTCGTGGCGTCGGGGTGTGCCGCGCTCCTCGCCGTGCTCCTCACCGGGGTGGAGCACCTGCTGCCGGAACGTGCCCGGCGCTGGGTTCCCTCGCCGGTGGGCCTGGGACTTGGGTTCCTCCTGCCCCTCTCCGCCACGATCAGCATCTGGCTGGGCGGGCTGGTCGCGGAGGGTGTGCGGCGCACGCGCCCCGTGGCTTGGGAGAGGCGCTTCCTCCCGCTGGCCACGGGCTTCATCGCGGGCGAGGGGCTCATGGGGGTCGCCCTGCTGCTGCTGGGATGA